The Bos mutus isolate GX-2022 unplaced genomic scaffold, NWIPB_WYAK_1.1 CTG1017, whole genome shotgun sequence genome contains the following window.
GCCCCACCGCCCCGGGCCCCCATAAACCCGGGAAGGCCCGATCCGCCTGATCTCGGAACCCAAACgggggtcgggcctggttagtatcttggatgggagaccacctgggaacccGGGGTGCTCGAGGttttttgcctaccagaagaggcCCTTTTCCCCCCCGCCGGCGCCCGATTTTTGGatcgcccccgccccacccctcccgGGCCGCGGGGAGCGGGTGGCCGGGCCCCCGATTTCCCGATTTCCGCTGCAGATTTTCCTCCCCCCCCCCGGACCCCTCCATTTGGGATTCGCCCGGggacacccgacgaccggcaGTCCGTCTCCACCGGGGGGGCTCCTTTGGCTTCCTCGGGGAAATTTGGGCTTGCAccctccagccagagccccccccccgccccacccctgcctcggcATCGAAAGGTGTGCGGCCAGCCCGAGATGGGATGTGCCCCAAACGGGCATCATTTGTTCACTTATCCCCGTGGGTGGATCTCTGCCGGGGGTGGACTGCGGGACCATAGGCTTTTCCAAATTTTTAGTTCCTTGGGAACcccatatttttttccataccGGCTCTCCCCCCCCATTCCTAAAAAACCGTGggggagagttccctttgctccacatcttcccagcattggttattgacagacatcgcaggggaggcccagtcggactcatgtgaagtggccCCCTCCTTGGAGTTTGGGTTGAGCCCCCAAACCAagtgacgtggagcaagatgCCCTTTTGGGAAATGCGGGATGCAATGCTGTCcccctgctccaacggctctgttttcccagcatattgaagaaaTGCCCATTTCCCTTGGGGCCCTTCCCTCAccttcttctctgatgtcttttgccggGGAATCCCTCTGCATTTTTTGGCTTCCACCCcatagggcatttttttttttttgaatgcccAAATTTTTTGGTCACAAAAGCCTTCCAAGatcttttttccctcctgaaaTTTTtccctgcatctcaaccctggtttacctaggttaaACCCtttggacctcaacgaaatggtgcctctaaaaggccttccctgacacccaggttttgggggaggggggaaggggccCGCTTTATAGGTTCCccggatctgcctgtgatgtatcattagagtcccCGGTGAAAGCAGgaactttttccttcttctcccccGCCTTCTATTCAAAACTTATTACCccgcctcctagctcatcgtaggtgctcagttttttttaagtgtgtaaaaaagaagaaaagattttgGAGGCCTGAAGGTGTCATTCCCCGGcacttttgtctttttgtatatttcgattgaattcttttttttccctttgatgtgTACACTATAATCAAGGCAAAATATAAGGCTTTAAATCGTTTTCCATAAATAtggggtttttgttttaaaggaacCCCTTTAAGAATTTCTACAAGttggggcttttcaaatgctctagaagtaTGTGAAGTCagatgctccattttcatttcaaagaaagacttTTACTTTATAGCAAAGGTGGACCTTCCAACTTGAGTCCAATACTTTTCTTGACCATTTCAGGGtctgtggttccttctggaggtgtgtggctcttgcagaaatgtgaagatcttccatcgccTCGACTTTGgggtcatttgcaatcatccagaaagcttccaggtcagGTTCCAGACCACCCCCACACACGTCAGTGAACGgggtggattccaggaatacgaTTCTTCACCGGGATTAGTGAAAGCTGGTACACTCAATGGTGGGAGGGGTGGGTTGTCCATTGGGGCTCAGGGAATGGAAAAAagggcccccctccccccccacacacacacacacccccaccccactttgATAGCCCGGACGAGAAACGGTccccgaaacaagaatcagacaaaaacCAAAAAGCTAGAGATGTCCAGATGAAGGAACTAACAGTGGGTTGGATGGACCAAGGGGAAAGGTTTTTGTCTGCCCTCTACCCTTTCTTCCTGACGTTGgggtttttttaagtaaaaaaaaagtcatattgttgaatcaagatttttcATTTAACCATcttcaaaaaaggaaagagagcttCACTGACATGTTTTTCAAACCACAATGCTTTTCAACTCTGGGGTTTCCTTGCCCTTTttagttagccttaacagtaaaaaaacaaaaaaacaataaagattcaaagataccaaaaaGGACAGCTTGTTTtgaatcatctttccatttagtagaacacgagtttattttgtatttgcagAATGAGAATGTCCTGGGTTAGATGGCAAGGCATCCACAGGAGACTGGGGGTTTTATCCCTGGGGGGAAGATcccccgagaaggaaatggcaacccactccccgtATCCTCGGGGAAATGCCACggaagaggagcctgatgggccgcagtccatgggttgtattaaaatTGGGgtcaacccagcaactacgaacacaagtatttacaccacaccagtgtgtgtgtgtgtgtgtgtgtgtacccccTCTGCtgccttggagtctgtctcgaatTTCTCAGTATTTCTGCCTCTGATCTCCTGACAGCCACCCCCCCCGTCGCTCCGCCCCGCCTTCCCAGgcgcctggctctggctgaggagttTGGGCGAGGCCAGCTGTCTCCTGGCGGGGTGGTGAGTGTCTGGGGGTTCTTTTCGTGTGCCTGCCGGGCTCGCTGCCTCTCAGGAAGGCCGAGGGCCTGGCGTGGGGCAAAGGGGGGGCTTGGTGTTGGGGGGGCTGAGGCCCCCCGCCGACCGCGCCCCCCTGGCTTCGGGGGTTTACCGGACAGGTGCCGGGGTTGGCCGCCCGCGCGCCAGGCCCGCGggggaggttcagaggccccggGGCCAAAGGGGTTGGGAGGCGGGCGCGCCAAGACCACACCCCCCCGCGGCCGAGCAGCGATGGGATGGGGAGGCCCCGCCGAGCGCCGGTCTGGAGTAAGGGTGGGAGGGCGCCAAACCGGGCACTTcgcccagcccccaggcccccaaGGCGAGACGCAGCCGCAGACCCCCCCGGGTCAAGGGGGGTCCTCCCCCTTGCCTGGGGCCCGGGCCAGGCGCCGCTGGTCGGGTGTTGGCGTGCCGGGGGGGGCCGCCGCAGGTGGATCGCGCGGTCGGGGGGCTACGGAAACGCCTCGCGACGAGGGTGCCCCGTTGGTctgacctgcagggcagagcttGGGAGGCGGCCAAGGCTCTTAGGCGCCCACCCAAACCCGGGGCCACTGCCTCAGGCCCTATGGGCCTGAAGGCCCCGATCCCCCTTTTGATCCGGGCAACAGGGCGGGCCTGtagtatcttggatgggagaccacctgggaatcccgggccGAGGTTTTTGTACCAGAAGAGGTCCACCCCCCGGCCCAGGCCCCGATTCTGATCCCCTgcaccccccagcccctcccgggccgcgAGCGGGGGCCGGGGGCCCCGACCCCCACTCCGCCAGACCTGGGTTTCCCCCCCGCCCGCGAGCCCTCCGATTTCGGATTGCTTCCAGGGGAAACGACACCGGCAGTC
Protein-coding sequences here:
- the LOC138986731 gene encoding synapsin-1-like, yielding MLAAEPARDRRADSSLLAPGRRTPPAPGQQRLAGGARASGPPIDGRRPPTAPRAGARRRGLPRSHSPAQARGPGVSVLAPAASAARGAFASGGVGRQTNGAPSSRGVSVAPRPRDPPAAAPPGTPTPDQRRLARAPDRRSAGPPHPIAARPRGGVVLARPPPNPFGPGASEPPPRAWRAGGQPRHLSASPAGTRKEPPDTHHPARRQLASPKLLSQSQAPGKAGRSDGGGGCQEIRGRNTEKFETDSKAAEGVGPTGRTLGACWPEPKDRGPVFPLFGPGPPPNTEHQTKGARPGPGAEGFPDPH